The following coding sequences lie in one Mycobacterium sp. Z3061 genomic window:
- a CDS encoding LLM class flavin-dependent oxidoreductase, giving the protein MRTATTVELSASQTAHAAETVEFVVEAERLGLDMCWVAEAWGADAPSALGYLAARTDAMLLGSGVIQVGTRSPVLVAQTAITLSNLSGGRFLLGLGASGPQVIEGLHGVAFDRPLSRIRETVEIVRHVFEGGRISHSGKEFQIPRPGGEAKPMRLSTRPEHPIPIYLATLSPAMLRLTGRLADGWLGTSFVPEGADQAYFAHLDEGLAASGRTRADLDICQGAEVAFAADEDALREMVAGRKAELAFSLGGMGSASTNFYNQAYSRQGWSEVAAAVRERWQAGDRPGAAALITDEMVLATTLIGTEEMVRARLGVWRDAGVNTVRLYPAGETLDDKLTTLGRAIELVRAT; this is encoded by the coding sequence ATGCGCACCGCGACGACGGTCGAACTGTCCGCTTCCCAAACCGCGCATGCGGCCGAAACAGTCGAGTTCGTGGTCGAGGCCGAGCGCCTGGGACTCGACATGTGCTGGGTCGCCGAGGCCTGGGGAGCCGACGCCCCGTCGGCGCTGGGCTATCTTGCGGCACGCACCGACGCGATGCTGCTCGGATCAGGCGTCATTCAGGTCGGCACCCGGTCACCGGTGCTCGTGGCCCAGACCGCGATCACGTTGTCCAACCTCTCGGGAGGTCGCTTCCTGCTCGGTTTGGGTGCGTCGGGGCCCCAGGTCATCGAGGGCCTGCACGGCGTCGCGTTCGACAGGCCGCTGTCCCGCATCCGCGAAACCGTCGAGATCGTCCGGCACGTCTTCGAAGGCGGCAGAATCTCCCATTCCGGCAAGGAGTTTCAAATTCCACGGCCGGGCGGAGAGGCCAAGCCGATGCGGTTGTCGACCCGCCCCGAGCATCCGATCCCGATCTACCTGGCTACCTTGTCGCCGGCCATGCTGCGACTCACCGGCCGGCTCGCCGACGGCTGGCTGGGCACCAGCTTCGTGCCCGAGGGTGCCGATCAGGCCTACTTCGCCCATCTGGACGAGGGCTTGGCCGCCTCCGGTCGCACCCGCGCCGACCTGGACATCTGCCAGGGTGCCGAGGTCGCCTTCGCGGCCGATGAAGACGCGTTGCGCGAGATGGTGGCCGGACGCAAGGCGGAACTCGCATTCAGCCTCGGCGGCATGGGTTCGGCCAGCACCAATTTCTACAACCAGGCCTATTCCCGGCAGGGCTGGAGCGAGGTGGCCGCCGCGGTGCGGGAACGCTGGCAGGCCGGCGACCGGCCGGGGGCCGCCGCGCTGATCACCGACGAGATGGTGTTGGCCACCACGCTGATCGGCACCGAGGAGATGGTGCGCGCCCGGCTCGGGGTGTGGCGCGACGCGGGTGTGAACACCGTGCGGCTCTACCCTGCCGGCGAGACGCTGGACGACAAGCTCACCACGCTGGGCCGGGCGATCGAGTTGGTGCGCGCCACATAG
- a CDS encoding ferredoxin reductase, whose translation MFTQTFTRTIAKRVLSSDLVDLLTGPHGVDRYTELVTPTWTSGQARAKVVDVRRSTPRSVTLTLAPNAAFTARYRARAGQFVNVTIEIDGRMHSRCYSPANVEGSAEIELTIGVHDGGLVSSYLYERARRGMVVGLDGVGGDFVLPEKMPRRILFISGGSGITPVMAMLRTLVARGHLADEGGEIAFVHYARTPEEACYREELAAMRGVRVLHGFTRSGSGDLKGRFGAGHLAAAMEAPDAVFVCGPDALVDAVKGLCENVFTESFVPPVFAPPADPTCGRVSFADSKVDVTDDGRSLLEQAEAAGLTPQNGCRMGICHTCTRRKTSGTVRNLVTGAVSTAPDEDVQICVSVPVGDVDIAL comes from the coding sequence ATGTTCACTCAAACTTTCACTCGGACGATCGCCAAGCGAGTCCTGAGTTCCGACCTCGTTGATCTGCTCACCGGGCCGCACGGCGTCGACCGGTACACCGAGCTTGTCACGCCGACCTGGACCTCGGGACAGGCCCGCGCGAAGGTGGTCGACGTGCGGCGAAGCACGCCGCGCAGCGTCACCCTGACGCTGGCTCCCAATGCCGCGTTCACCGCGCGCTACCGTGCCCGCGCCGGCCAGTTCGTCAACGTGACCATCGAGATCGACGGCCGCATGCACTCGCGGTGCTACTCCCCGGCAAACGTCGAAGGCAGTGCCGAGATCGAGCTGACCATCGGTGTCCATGACGGTGGCCTGGTGTCGAGCTACCTGTATGAGCGGGCTCGCCGCGGCATGGTGGTCGGCCTGGACGGGGTCGGCGGGGACTTCGTCCTGCCGGAGAAAATGCCACGGCGCATCCTGTTCATTTCCGGTGGCAGCGGCATCACTCCCGTGATGGCGATGCTTCGCACGCTGGTGGCACGGGGTCACCTGGCCGATGAAGGGGGAGAGATTGCGTTCGTGCACTACGCCCGCACCCCCGAGGAAGCGTGCTACCGGGAAGAACTGGCGGCGATGCGCGGGGTTCGGGTATTGCACGGGTTCACCCGTTCGGGTTCGGGTGATCTGAAGGGCCGCTTCGGCGCCGGGCATCTGGCCGCCGCGATGGAGGCGCCCGACGCGGTGTTCGTCTGTGGGCCCGACGCTTTGGTCGACGCCGTCAAAGGCCTCTGTGAAAATGTGTTCACCGAAAGTTTCGTCCCGCCGGTGTTCGCGCCGCCGGCCGACCCGACGTGTGGCCGGGTCAGTTTCGCGGACAGCAAGGTCGACGTCACCGACGACGGTCGCTCGCTGCTGGAACAGGCCGAAGCGGCCGGCCTGACGCCGCAGAACGGCTGCCGGATGGGTATCTGCCACACCTGCACGCGCCGCAAGACCTCCGGCACCGTGCGCAATCTGGTCACCGGCGCCGTCTCCACCGCCCCCGACGAGGACGTGCAGATCTGCGTCAGCGTTCCGGTCGGCGACGTCGATATCGCCCTCTAG
- a CDS encoding DUF1214 domain-containing protein, translated as MTTHESTVAWRELLSALGELDRSFLEGDRAVTDDRHVADGYRMLGATLGVALDSYLFPEPGRPQFVAVNTPFRRDRRWGGDNTDAYYYMCPVDPDRRYRISGNKGDSVYFSVTAYNEPSPGAWSDRVVAIIRDSDVEIDADGNFSFEFPPTSDAAALMTRDYQADPLTGRPVVWNIEALDEPEPIRHGDSETAARLRAAATWLRTMFAIVPLPVGTRADDAHALGHEVAHAANEFAEPYQVPDANFGWSARDACYAYGSFVLEEDEALVITHRPPSCRFWNMVVWNQFMATYGAGDARGSVNGHSAVANSDGSVTIVLSANVTAHPNSLTTLGYPRGNLAFRWFLTDAVPARPEVQLVKISDAPVAPS; from the coding sequence ATGACGACGCACGAATCGACGGTGGCCTGGCGTGAATTGCTCAGCGCCCTCGGTGAACTCGACCGTTCCTTCCTCGAGGGCGACCGTGCGGTCACCGACGACCGGCACGTCGCCGACGGCTACCGCATGCTCGGCGCCACCCTGGGGGTGGCCCTCGACAGTTACCTGTTCCCCGAGCCCGGTCGTCCCCAGTTCGTCGCGGTGAACACCCCGTTCCGGCGCGATCGCCGGTGGGGTGGGGACAACACCGACGCCTACTACTACATGTGCCCCGTCGATCCGGACCGCCGCTATCGCATCAGCGGCAATAAGGGTGACAGCGTTTATTTTTCGGTGACGGCGTACAACGAGCCCTCACCCGGCGCCTGGTCGGACCGCGTGGTCGCGATCATCCGTGACTCCGACGTCGAGATCGACGCCGACGGCAACTTCTCCTTCGAGTTCCCCCCGACGTCGGACGCGGCCGCGCTGATGACGCGCGACTACCAGGCCGACCCGCTGACCGGCCGGCCCGTCGTCTGGAACATCGAGGCGCTCGATGAGCCCGAGCCGATCCGGCACGGCGATTCCGAAACCGCGGCCAGGCTGCGCGCGGCGGCCACCTGGTTGCGCACCATGTTCGCCATCGTTCCCCTGCCGGTCGGGACGCGTGCCGACGACGCCCATGCGCTCGGGCACGAAGTCGCGCATGCCGCAAACGAATTCGCGGAACCGTATCAGGTCCCGGACGCCAACTTCGGCTGGTCTGCGCGGGACGCCTGCTACGCCTACGGCAGCTTTGTGCTCGAGGAGGACGAAGCGCTGGTCATCACGCACCGACCGCCGTCATGCCGTTTCTGGAACATGGTGGTGTGGAACCAGTTCATGGCCACCTACGGGGCCGGCGACGCGCGTGGTTCGGTCAACGGGCACAGCGCGGTTGCCAACAGTGACGGCTCGGTGACGATCGTGTTGTCCGCCAACGTCACCGCGCACCCGAATTCGCTGACGACACTGGGCTATCCGCGCGGGAATCTCGCGTTCCGGTGGTTCCTCACCGACGCGGTACCGGCGCGTCCCGAGGTCCAGCTGGTCAAGATCTCCGACGCGCCGGTCGCGCCATCCTAG
- a CDS encoding SDR family NAD(P)-dependent oxidoreductase: protein MTAQFADKTAFITGAAAGLGRAFARALTARGANAVIADIDTASAGQTAAELTSQGASAIAVPCDVADEHQVEAAVAASVETYGGIDILINNAGRHLMKYNQPFGALSRDDVRGMFDVNVMGVINCTLACRDSMRDRGGGVVLNMSSTAGYASSTPYGVSKLAVRGLTVAFASELSPDLIRVNAIAPGLTNTESALADVPRSLVEDYVHGLQLVHRICTMDDVVAAMLYLCSDAASFVTGETLKLSGGYPLSV from the coding sequence GTGACCGCGCAGTTTGCCGACAAGACCGCGTTCATCACCGGCGCAGCAGCCGGACTGGGGCGTGCTTTCGCCCGGGCGCTGACCGCCCGTGGAGCCAACGCCGTGATCGCCGACATCGATACCGCGAGTGCCGGCCAGACGGCCGCCGAACTGACATCACAAGGCGCTAGCGCGATCGCGGTGCCCTGCGACGTCGCCGACGAGCACCAGGTCGAGGCCGCAGTGGCGGCATCGGTCGAAACATACGGCGGCATAGACATTCTCATCAACAACGCCGGCCGGCATCTGATGAAGTACAACCAACCGTTCGGCGCCCTGTCCCGCGACGACGTGCGCGGGATGTTCGACGTGAACGTGATGGGCGTGATCAATTGCACTCTGGCGTGCCGTGATTCGATGCGCGACCGCGGGGGCGGGGTGGTGCTGAACATGTCGTCGACGGCCGGCTACGCCAGCAGCACGCCGTATGGGGTCTCCAAGCTCGCGGTGCGCGGTTTGACGGTCGCCTTTGCCTCCGAACTCTCGCCGGATCTGATCCGCGTCAACGCGATTGCGCCCGGGCTGACCAACACCGAGAGCGCGCTTGCCGATGTGCCGCGTTCGCTGGTCGAGGATTACGTGCATGGTCTGCAGTTGGTGCACCGGATCTGCACGATGGACGACGTGGTGGCCGCGATGCTCTACCTGTGTTCGGACGCGGCGTCATTCGTCACCGGCGAAACCCTCAAACTCAGCGGCGGTTACCCGCTGTCGGTGTGA
- a CDS encoding sulfotransferase family protein, whose translation MMAGLAPDCPLDADALCAKASADTGLDDFGPADYRERLDVYLSALRDIDGLHPAGVVNFYGQLLQLLKNRLLLADLLRRHPEINDIELRSPVVIAGLPRTGTTHLHNLLASAPTFRTMPYWESNEPFPLPAEVGIAPDPRRARMDVAVSVINLVMPHFALMHEMTTDHVHEEIQLLANDFSTMLFETLAHVPGWRDYYQAHDQTPHYRYLATQLRAMQFLRGGRRWLLKSPQHLEQVPVLNRVFPDSIVVFTHRDPVPVALSMVAMITYSARMHRSPVPVEEIAGYWIDRLEQMLNALVRDRDVIGPDRSVDVRFDDFMADELGVAERLYALADEPFTDAARAAISGYLAGHQRGRLGTVATSFEMFGLAGDDLRARFTPYVERFLK comes from the coding sequence ATGATGGCGGGGCTGGCGCCGGACTGCCCGCTGGATGCTGATGCTCTGTGCGCCAAGGCAAGTGCCGACACCGGCCTGGATGACTTCGGCCCGGCGGACTACCGGGAACGACTCGATGTCTACCTGTCGGCGCTCCGCGACATCGACGGACTGCACCCGGCCGGGGTGGTCAACTTCTACGGCCAGCTGCTGCAGTTGCTGAAGAACCGGCTGCTGTTGGCCGACCTGCTGCGCCGCCATCCGGAGATCAACGACATCGAACTGCGCTCGCCGGTGGTGATCGCCGGGCTGCCCCGAACCGGCACCACCCATCTGCACAATCTGCTGGCCTCAGCGCCCACCTTCCGCACCATGCCCTACTGGGAGAGCAACGAGCCATTCCCGCTGCCCGCTGAAGTCGGCATTGCGCCGGACCCGCGGCGCGCGCGCATGGATGTCGCGGTCAGCGTGATCAACCTGGTGATGCCGCATTTCGCGCTGATGCACGAGATGACGACCGATCATGTCCACGAAGAGATCCAACTGCTGGCCAACGACTTTTCGACGATGCTGTTCGAGACGCTCGCGCACGTGCCCGGCTGGCGTGACTACTACCAGGCTCACGATCAGACCCCGCACTACCGCTACCTGGCCACCCAGCTCAGGGCGATGCAGTTCCTGCGCGGTGGCCGGCGCTGGCTGCTCAAGTCGCCGCAGCATCTCGAACAGGTGCCGGTGCTGAACAGGGTCTTCCCGGACAGCATCGTGGTTTTCACCCACCGCGACCCGGTGCCGGTGGCGCTGTCGATGGTCGCGATGATCACCTATTCCGCGCGCATGCACCGCTCTCCGGTTCCGGTCGAGGAGATCGCCGGGTACTGGATCGACCGCCTCGAACAGATGCTCAACGCCCTGGTCCGCGATCGCGACGTGATCGGCCCGGACCGATCCGTCGACGTCCGGTTCGACGACTTCATGGCCGATGAGCTCGGCGTGGCGGAGCGGCTCTACGCCCTGGCCGACGAACCTTTCACGGACGCGGCGCGTGCGGCGATCTCCGGCTACCTGGCCGGCCATCAGCGCGGCCGGCTGGGCACTGTGGCCACGTCTTTTGAGATGTTCGGACTCGCCGGGGACGACTTGCGGGCCCGGTTCACGCCCTATGTCGAACGCTTCCTGAAGTAG
- a CDS encoding zinc-binding dehydrogenase, translating to MTATMLAERFYADTRTVVLEEVPIPEPGPGEVLVKVAFCGICHSDLSLINGTFPSQAPVVTQGHEASGTIAKLGPEVTGWAEGDRVVVAAGRPCQTCPNCRRGDVVNCLRIQLMAFAYDGAWAEYTLAQAAGLTRVPDNVPLEQAAILADAVSTPFGAVVRTGKVAIGESVGVWGVGGVGTHIVQLAKLVGAVPVIALDINPAVLERALEIGADYAFDTRDDQLQDKIAEVTGGRKLDVAFDAVGLKVTFEQALDSLTAGGRLVGVGMSAESPTVGPTAMFGLSRKQALGHLGYQNVDIETLAKLVSYGRLDLSRSISQIVPLRDIHAGIEMLERQEGNPIRIVVKP from the coding sequence GTGACGGCCACCATGCTCGCCGAGCGCTTTTACGCCGACACCAGAACGGTTGTGCTGGAAGAAGTTCCGATTCCCGAACCCGGGCCCGGCGAGGTTCTGGTCAAGGTTGCGTTCTGCGGCATCTGCCACTCGGACCTCAGCCTGATCAACGGAACCTTCCCTTCCCAGGCGCCGGTGGTGACCCAGGGCCACGAAGCGTCGGGCACCATCGCCAAGCTCGGTCCCGAAGTGACCGGTTGGGCCGAGGGCGACCGGGTGGTGGTCGCCGCGGGACGCCCCTGCCAGACGTGCCCGAACTGCAGGCGCGGCGACGTGGTCAATTGTCTGCGAATTCAGTTGATGGCGTTCGCCTATGACGGCGCGTGGGCCGAATACACCCTGGCGCAGGCGGCCGGTTTGACCCGGGTGCCCGACAACGTCCCGCTCGAGCAGGCGGCAATCCTGGCCGACGCGGTCTCCACGCCGTTCGGTGCCGTCGTGCGTACCGGGAAGGTCGCCATCGGGGAATCGGTCGGGGTGTGGGGCGTGGGCGGGGTCGGCACGCATATCGTGCAACTCGCCAAGCTGGTCGGCGCGGTACCGGTGATCGCCCTCGACATCAACCCGGCCGTGCTGGAGCGCGCGCTGGAAATCGGCGCCGATTACGCCTTCGACACCCGTGACGACCAGTTACAGGACAAGATCGCGGAGGTCACCGGCGGCCGGAAACTCGACGTCGCGTTCGACGCCGTCGGACTCAAGGTGACGTTCGAGCAGGCGCTGGACTCACTGACCGCGGGCGGCCGGCTGGTCGGCGTGGGCATGAGCGCGGAGTCGCCGACGGTGGGACCCACCGCCATGTTCGGGTTGAGCCGCAAGCAGGCGCTGGGGCATCTCGGCTACCAGAACGTCGACATCGAGACCCTGGCCAAGCTGGTTTCCTATGGCCGCCTTGATCTTTCGCGGTCCATCAGCCAGATCGTCCCGTTACGGGACATCCACGCGGGCATCGAGATGCTGGAGCGCCAGGAGGGCAACCCGATCCGGATCGTCGTCAAACCCTGA
- a CDS encoding SRPBCC family protein → MEWTGARYSDKPTVESWTWVDAEPQRVWSLVSDIELMPTLSNELQSVAWLDGVSEPRVGARFVGHNEHDAFGRWSTTSQIVSFDRPREFAWAVGEPEYPAATWRFRLTPRDGGTVLSFWTQMGPGRSGLSNAIDAMPDKEQKIVFVRMREFEAAIDKTLAAIKRLAEHGVR, encoded by the coding sequence ATGGAGTGGACCGGCGCGCGATACTCGGACAAACCGACGGTGGAATCCTGGACTTGGGTCGACGCCGAGCCGCAGCGAGTCTGGAGTCTGGTCTCCGATATCGAGTTGATGCCGACCCTGAGCAACGAGCTGCAATCCGTGGCCTGGCTGGACGGGGTCAGCGAGCCGCGCGTCGGCGCCAGGTTCGTCGGGCACAACGAACACGATGCGTTCGGACGCTGGAGCACGACGTCGCAGATCGTGTCGTTCGATCGGCCCCGCGAATTCGCCTGGGCTGTCGGCGAACCCGAATATCCCGCGGCCACCTGGCGATTCCGGCTGACACCGCGCGACGGCGGCACCGTGCTCTCGTTCTGGACGCAGATGGGTCCGGGTCGCTCGGGATTGTCCAATGCCATCGATGCGATGCCGGACAAGGAACAGAAGATCGTGTTCGTCCGGATGCGGGAGTTCGAGGCCGCGATCGACAAGACCCTGGCCGCGATCAAGAGGCTGGCCGAGCACGGGGTGCGGTGA
- a CDS encoding alpha/beta fold hydrolase, with protein sequence MTISIPNLDGVEHRFIDVGGGVTIHVADAGPADGPAIMLVHGFPENWWEWHELIGPLAADGYRVLCPDLRGAGWSSAPRSTYTKDEMAGDLATVLDKLGIATVKLAAHDWGGPVAFILMLRHPDRVTGFFGMNTVAPWVKRDLSSVRNIWRLWYQIPISLPGIGPRLLSDPKARFARALGKWVGGGFNIPDEDIRLYIDCMRQPGHAEAGSRWYRSFQTGEMLRWMRGEFDDARVEVPVRWLSGVEDPVITPDLIDGYADHITDFEVELVDGVGHWIVSQRPDLVLDRLRAFLRV encoded by the coding sequence ATGACCATCTCCATTCCCAACCTGGACGGCGTCGAACACCGGTTCATCGATGTGGGCGGGGGAGTGACGATTCACGTCGCCGATGCCGGGCCGGCCGACGGACCGGCGATCATGCTCGTGCACGGTTTCCCGGAGAATTGGTGGGAGTGGCACGAGTTGATCGGGCCGCTGGCCGCTGACGGCTATCGGGTGCTGTGCCCGGATCTGCGCGGGGCGGGCTGGAGCTCGGCGCCGCGATCGACCTACACGAAGGACGAGATGGCCGGTGACCTGGCGACGGTGCTGGACAAGCTGGGCATCGCCACGGTCAAGCTTGCCGCGCACGACTGGGGCGGCCCGGTCGCCTTCATTCTGATGCTGCGCCACCCGGACCGGGTGACCGGCTTCTTCGGGATGAACACCGTCGCGCCCTGGGTGAAGCGCGATCTGTCTTCGGTCCGCAATATCTGGCGACTCTGGTACCAGATTCCGATCTCGCTGCCGGGCATCGGGCCGCGGTTGCTCAGCGACCCCAAGGCCCGCTTCGCCCGTGCCCTGGGAAAGTGGGTGGGCGGAGGGTTCAACATCCCCGACGAAGACATCCGCCTCTATATCGACTGCATGCGTCAGCCCGGGCACGCCGAGGCCGGTTCGCGGTGGTACCGGTCATTCCAGACCGGGGAGATGCTGCGCTGGATGCGGGGGGAATTCGACGATGCGCGGGTGGAGGTGCCGGTGCGCTGGCTGTCCGGGGTCGAAGACCCGGTGATCACGCCCGACCTGATCGACGGATATGCGGACCACATAACGGATTTCGAGGTCGAGCTAGTCGACGGGGTGGGGCACTGGATCGTCAGTCAGCGTCCCGATCTGGTGCTGGACAGACTGCGCGCGTTTCTCAGGGTTTGA
- a CDS encoding TetR family transcriptional regulator — translation MNSRTPSSHPRRSSRERGRESTRDTPSREERKEATRRAIIAAALKALNDRSFSGLSLREVTREAGIVPAAFYRHFESMEALGLVLIDESFRSLRDTLRGARAGKLDPSRVIESSVEILIGSVADQREHWRFISRERSTGVSVLRYAIRTEIRLIVSELATDLARFPRLNEWSTEDLNVLASLFVNAMIVTAEAIEDAQSTEALEEIHRIAVKQLRMITIGVASWKSEP, via the coding sequence GTGAACAGTCGTACTCCTAGCTCACACCCGCGGCGGTCGAGCCGGGAACGGGGCCGCGAAAGCACCCGTGACACGCCCTCGCGTGAGGAACGCAAGGAAGCGACCCGGCGGGCGATCATCGCCGCGGCGCTCAAGGCGCTGAACGACCGCAGTTTCAGTGGGCTGAGCCTGCGCGAGGTGACCCGCGAAGCCGGGATCGTCCCCGCGGCCTTCTACCGCCACTTCGAGTCGATGGAGGCCCTCGGCCTGGTCCTGATCGACGAATCGTTCCGCAGCCTGCGCGACACGCTGCGCGGCGCCCGTGCCGGCAAGCTGGACCCCAGCCGGGTCATCGAGTCATCGGTGGAGATCCTGATCGGCAGCGTCGCGGACCAGCGCGAGCACTGGCGCTTCATCTCCCGCGAGCGCTCCACTGGCGTGTCCGTACTGCGGTACGCGATCCGCACCGAGATCCGGCTGATCGTCTCGGAGCTGGCCACCGACCTGGCGCGCTTCCCGCGGCTCAACGAATGGAGCACCGAGGATCTCAACGTCCTGGCGAGTCTGTTCGTCAACGCGATGATCGTCACCGCCGAGGCGATCGAAGACGCCCAAAGCACGGAAGCCCTCGAGGAGATTCACCGGATCGCGGTCAAACAGCTCCGCATGATCACCATCGGCGTTGCGTCGTGGAAGAGCGAACCCTGA
- a CDS encoding TetR/AcrR family transcriptional regulator translates to MVEELGRPRDPRIDAAVLDATVELLAETGYPGLLVSAIARRAGTSKPAIYRRWPSKAHLVHEAVFPIGAATEIPDTGSLRQDLREMVCRTMEVLSTPAARAALPGLIGEMATDPTLHAALLERFSGLIGGGLSDLLAKAAARGEVRPDVTAPELAEALAGVTLLGLLTRAAALDDAWIDRTTTLLLRGIST, encoded by the coding sequence ATGGTAGAAGAGCTCGGCCGGCCCCGTGACCCGCGCATCGACGCGGCGGTGCTGGACGCCACGGTCGAACTGCTGGCCGAAACCGGTTATCCGGGTCTACTGGTATCCGCCATTGCCCGGCGCGCCGGTACCAGCAAGCCCGCGATCTACCGGCGCTGGCCGAGCAAGGCGCACCTCGTGCACGAGGCGGTGTTCCCCATCGGTGCCGCAACCGAAATACCGGACACCGGCTCGCTGCGCCAGGATCTGCGCGAAATGGTTTGCCGCACAATGGAAGTTCTGAGCACCCCGGCAGCCAGGGCGGCACTGCCGGGCCTGATCGGCGAGATGGCGACCGACCCCACCCTGCATGCGGCGCTGTTGGAGCGCTTCAGCGGCCTCATCGGCGGTGGACTCAGCGACCTGCTCGCGAAGGCAGCGGCGCGAGGCGAGGTCCGGCCCGACGTGACCGCTCCCGAACTCGCCGAGGCCCTGGCGGGCGTGACACTGCTGGGCCTGCTCACCCGTGCCGCGGCACTCGATGACGCCTGGATCGACCGCACGACGACTTTGCTCCTGAGAGGAATCAGCACATGA
- a CDS encoding TetR/AcrR family transcriptional regulator: MTAVADDAVAAQPDPFRLRLLDGLAASIGERGYRATTVADIVRHARTSKRTFYDHFASKEQCFLDLLRAEIEIMAEDIRVAVDPEADWHQQIRQAVEGYVGNIESRPAITLSWIRELPSLGDYARPVQRQGLELLTGLLVNLSGSPGFRRADLPPLTVPLAVILVGGLRELVALAVEDGRPVRSIVEPAVDASVALLGPRH, translated from the coding sequence GTGACGGCAGTGGCTGATGACGCGGTTGCGGCGCAACCCGATCCGTTCCGGCTGCGACTGCTCGACGGCCTCGCCGCGTCGATCGGCGAGCGCGGCTATCGGGCCACGACGGTCGCCGACATCGTCCGCCACGCCCGCACCTCCAAACGCACGTTCTACGACCACTTCGCCAGCAAGGAACAGTGTTTCCTGGACCTGCTGCGCGCCGAGATCGAGATCATGGCCGAAGACATCCGGGTAGCGGTCGACCCCGAGGCCGACTGGCACCAGCAGATCCGCCAGGCCGTCGAGGGCTACGTCGGCAACATCGAATCCCGGCCGGCCATCACGCTGAGCTGGATCCGCGAGCTGCCCTCGCTGGGCGATTACGCCCGCCCGGTTCAGCGCCAAGGTCTCGAGCTGCTCACCGGCCTGCTGGTCAATCTCAGTGGCAGCCCGGGTTTCCGGCGCGCTGATCTCCCGCCCCTGACCGTCCCGCTGGCGGTGATCCTGGTGGGCGGCCTGCGGGAACTGGTGGCGCTGGCGGTCGAGGACGGCCGGCCGGTGCGAAGCATCGTCGAACCGGCCGTTGACGCGTCCGTTGCCCTGCTCGGGCCGCGACACTAG
- a CDS encoding acyl-CoA desaturase produces the protein MSQNKITLTKEQADAFGRELDAIRERVLADLGEEDAEYIRKVIKAQRALEVGGRALLFLPPTWLFGTAMLGFAKILDNMEVGHNIMHGQYDWMRDPTISGRDFEWDSACPSDQWRHSHNYMHHTHTNIVGMDRDIGYGILRMSEDQRWQPYFLGNPVYAFLLMVLFQYGVALHELETERIRAGEISIRDKRDTLREIWQKVRRQTLKDYVAFPLLAGPFAPFVFAGNLTANLMRNVWAYTIIFCGHFPEGTQEFTIEETEGESRGQWYFRQVLGSANLTGGKFFHVMSGNLSHQIEHHLFPDIPARRYAEIAPEVQEICERYGIPYNKGPLLKQFGTVVRKIVRLSVPDSWHRKAKAEPKAAEKELIAA, from the coding sequence ATGTCACAGAACAAGATCACGCTGACCAAGGAGCAGGCTGACGCCTTCGGCCGCGAGCTCGACGCCATCAGGGAACGGGTGCTGGCCGACCTCGGCGAAGAGGACGCCGAGTACATCCGCAAGGTCATCAAGGCCCAGCGCGCCCTGGAAGTCGGCGGCCGCGCGCTGCTGTTCCTGCCCCCGACCTGGTTGTTCGGCACCGCGATGCTGGGCTTCGCGAAAATCCTGGACAACATGGAGGTCGGGCACAACATCATGCACGGCCAGTACGACTGGATGCGTGACCCGACGATCTCCGGTCGCGACTTCGAGTGGGACAGCGCGTGCCCGTCGGACCAATGGCGGCACTCGCACAACTACATGCACCACACCCACACGAACATCGTCGGGATGGACCGCGACATCGGCTACGGCATCCTGCGGATGAGCGAGGACCAGCGCTGGCAGCCGTACTTCCTGGGCAACCCGGTCTACGCGTTCTTGCTGATGGTGCTGTTCCAGTACGGTGTGGCGCTGCACGAGCTGGAAACCGAGCGGATCCGCGCCGGAGAGATCTCGATACGGGACAAGCGCGACACCCTGCGGGAGATCTGGCAGAAGGTCCGCCGCCAGACCCTCAAGGACTACGTCGCATTCCCGCTGCTGGCCGGACCGTTCGCGCCGTTCGTCTTCGCCGGCAACCTCACGGCGAACCTGATGCGCAACGTGTGGGCTTACACGATCATCTTCTGCGGCCACTTCCCGGAGGGCACCCAGGAGTTCACCATCGAGGAGACCGAGGGTGAATCCCGCGGTCAGTGGTACTTCCGGCAGGTGCTCGGATCGGCGAACCTGACCGGCGGCAAGTTCTTCCACGTCATGTCGGGCAACTTGTCCCACCAGATCGAGCACCACCTGTTCCCGGACATCCCGGCCCGCCGGTATGCCGAGATCGCGCCTGAGGTGCAGGAGATCTGCGAGCGCTACGGCATTCCCTACAACAAGGGACCGCTGCTCAAGCAGTTCGGCACGGTGGTCCGCAAGATCGTCCGGTTGAGCGTTCCGGACTCGTGGCACCGCAAGGCAAAGGCCGAGCCGAAGGCTGCGGAAAAGGAGCTGATCGCCGCATAG